Part of the Gemmobacter sp. 24YEA27 genome, CTGCTCGCCGTCCTTTACGAACGGCCAACGCAGCAGCGCGCCATTGGGAAGGCGGACGCGGATACAGTGCTGTGGCGCCAGATCGGCGGGAGATTGCGGGGCGGGATGATGGGCCAGCCAGCCGGGTGAGGCCACCACGGCATGGCGCAGCGGCGCGCCGAGCGGCAGCGCGATCATGTCGCGCGGCACCAGATCGGCGGGGCGCAGGCCCAGATCGAAGCCTTCGGCGACGATATCGACCAGCCGGCCCTCGGTTACCAGATCGACCTGCATCTCAGGGTAGCGGCGCAGAAAGGCCAGTACGAGCGGCGCCACCGCCCGCCCGGCCTGCACCGAGGCATTGATCCGCAAAAGGCCGGAAGGTGTCGCGCTTTGCGACCGTGCCCCGTCCATAGCGGCGCGGATTTCGGCCAGTGCAGGTGTGACGCGCGCCACAAAAGCCCGTCCGGCATCGCTGAGCGAGACGCTGCGGGTGGTCCGGTTGAAAAGCCGCACGCCGAGACTGGCCTCCAGCCGCCCGACCACATGCGACAATGCGGTGGTCGACATGCCCAGATCCAGTGCCGCCGCGCGAAACGATCCGCGCCGCGCAATGGCCAGAACCGCTTCCAGCCCGTTCAGCCCGATCTCCGCCATTATCCCGATCCTGTCATCATAAGATGCCAGTTTATCCCGATTATCCACAAGCCCGTCGAGAGTTATGTTGCTGTCAGACCAGACAGGAGCACGCGATGACCCTTCCCCCCCGATCCAGACCTATTTCACGGCGCAAGCCCCGCAGGACGGCGATGCATTGGCGGCAAGTTTCGCGCCGGATGCCATTGTCCATGATGAAGGGCATATCCATCGCGGCCCCGAGGCGATCCGCGCCTGGTGGCTGGCCGCCCATGCGAAATACCGCCACAGCGCCGCGCCGCTTGAGCTGAGCGAAGCGGATGGCAAGGCGAGGGTGCGCGCGCGCGTGACAGGTGACTTTCCGGGCAGCCCGGCGGTTCTGACCTTCACCTTCGGGCTGACGGGCGGTCTGATCAGCGATCTGAGGATCGGCTGATGGGCGGCTTTCTGACGCTGCAGGGCAATCGCGCCCTGATCACCGGCGGCACGCAAGGCGCGGGGGCGGCCACGGTTACCTTGTTCCGGGAGCTTGGGGCGACGGTTCTGACCACTGCCCGCCGCCACAGGGGCGATCTGCCGGAAGATATGTTCGTCGCCGCCGATCTGACCACCCTGCAAGGCTGCGAGACGGTCGCGGCGGCCGTGCAGGACCGAATGGGCGGCGTCGACATTATCATCCATATGCTCGGCGGCTCTGCCGCCCCGGCAGGCGGCTTTGCCGCGCTGGATGAGGCGGAATGGCAGGCCGCGCTCGATCTGAACCTGCTGCCCGCCGTGCGGCTCGACCGGGCCTTGCTGCCGGGAATGGTGGCACAAGGCGCGGG contains:
- a CDS encoding LysR substrate-binding domain-containing protein, whose amino-acid sequence is MAEIGLNGLEAVLAIARRGSFRAAALDLGMSTTALSHVVGRLEASLGVRLFNRTTRSVSLSDAGRAFVARVTPALAEIRAAMDGARSQSATPSGLLRINASVQAGRAVAPLVLAFLRRYPEMQVDLVTEGRLVDIVAEGFDLGLRPADLVPRDMIALPLGAPLRHAVVASPGWLAHHPAPQSPADLAPQHCIRVRLPNGALLRWPFVKDGEQVLFEARGRLTLDEGAIARAAALEGAGIGYFFEEDVAEDLAAGRLVRLLEDWTPPRPGFSLYYPGRRNPSAGFTAFLNMVRERAAGLQEQSVGTAEVPQS
- a CDS encoding nuclear transport factor 2 family protein, producing the protein MLSDQTGARDDPSPPIQTYFTAQAPQDGDALAASFAPDAIVHDEGHIHRGPEAIRAWWLAAHAKYRHSAAPLELSEADGKARVRARVTGDFPGSPAVLTFTFGLTGGLISDLRIG
- a CDS encoding SDR family oxidoreductase codes for the protein MGGFLTLQGNRALITGGTQGAGAATVTLFRELGATVLTTARRHRGDLPEDMFVAADLTTLQGCETVAAAVQDRMGGVDIIIHMLGGSAAPAGGFAALDEAEWQAALDLNLLPAVRLDRALLPGMVAQGAGVVIHVTSIQRVLPLPEATTAYASAKAALSVYSKSLSKEVSPKGLRVLRVAPGWIETEASTRLAERLAAEAGTDVEGGKRLIMAALGGIPLGRPSSPAEIANLIAFLASDRAASITGAEYVIDGGTVPTA